A single window of Methylobacterium nodulans ORS 2060 DNA harbors:
- a CDS encoding sarcosine oxidase subunit beta family protein has translation MRRFSLSSLLTEALNGHQGWGRQWRDPQPKRHYDVVIVGGGAHGLATAYYLASVHGITNVAVLEKGWIGGGNTGRNTTIIRSNYLYDESAGIYEHALKLWEGLSQELNYNVMFSQRGVLMLAHNIHDVQSFKRHVYANRLNGIDNEWLTKEQCKEFCPPLDISSSLRYPVLGGALQRRAGTARHDAVAWGYARSADARGVDIIQNCEVKSIRRDLAGAAVGVETTRGYIGAGRIGVVAAGNTSTVMAMAGVRMPLESYPLQALVSEPVKPVFPCVVMSNAVHAYISQSDKGELVIGAGTDQYTSYSQQGGLHITNHTLDAICELFPQFTRMRMLRSWGGIVDVTPDRSPIIGKTPVPNLFVNCGWGTGGFKATPGSGHVFAHTLATGMPHEINAPFTLDRFRTGRLIDEAAAAAVAH, from the coding sequence ATGCGCCGCTTCTCTCTATCATCTCTCCTGACCGAGGCCCTGAATGGCCATCAGGGCTGGGGCCGCCAATGGCGAGACCCTCAGCCGAAACGTCATTACGATGTCGTGATCGTCGGCGGCGGCGCCCACGGGCTCGCGACCGCCTACTATCTCGCGAGCGTCCACGGCATTACCAACGTCGCCGTCTTGGAGAAGGGGTGGATCGGCGGCGGCAATACCGGCCGCAACACGACGATCATCCGCTCCAACTACCTCTACGACGAAAGCGCCGGCATCTATGAGCATGCCTTGAAGCTCTGGGAAGGCCTGTCGCAGGAGCTCAACTACAACGTCATGTTCTCGCAGCGCGGCGTCCTCATGCTTGCGCACAACATTCACGACGTCCAGAGCTTCAAGCGCCACGTTTACGCGAACCGCCTCAACGGCATCGACAACGAGTGGCTGACGAAGGAGCAGTGCAAGGAGTTCTGCCCGCCTCTCGATATCTCTTCCTCGCTCCGGTATCCGGTCCTCGGCGGCGCGCTCCAGCGCCGCGCCGGGACGGCCCGCCACGATGCGGTAGCCTGGGGTTACGCCCGCAGCGCAGATGCAAGGGGCGTCGACATCATCCAGAACTGCGAGGTGAAGAGCATCCGGCGCGATCTTGCCGGGGCGGCAGTCGGGGTCGAGACGACCCGTGGCTACATCGGCGCCGGCCGGATCGGCGTCGTCGCTGCTGGCAATACCAGCACTGTGATGGCCATGGCCGGCGTGCGGATGCCGCTTGAAAGCTATCCGCTCCAGGCCCTCGTTTCCGAACCGGTCAAGCCGGTCTTCCCCTGCGTCGTGATGTCGAACGCGGTTCACGCCTACATCTCGCAATCCGACAAGGGCGAGCTCGTGATCGGTGCCGGCACCGACCAGTACACGTCCTACAGCCAGCAGGGCGGCCTCCACATCACCAACCACACCCTCGACGCGATCTGCGAGCTGTTTCCGCAGTTCACGCGGATGCGCATGCTTCGCTCCTGGGGCGGCATCGTCGACGTCACGCCGGACCGCTCGCCGATCATCGGGAAGACCCCGGTGCCGAACCTGTTCGTGAACTGCGGCTGGGGCACCGGCGGCTTCAAGGCGACACCCGGCTCGGGCCACGTCTTCGCGCATACCCTGGCGACCGGGATGCCGCACGAGATCAACGCGCCCTTTACACTCGACCGCTTCCGCACCGGGCGCCTGATCGACGAGGCCGCGGCGGCCGCCGTTGCGCACTGA
- a CDS encoding GlxA family transcriptional regulator, producing MYAASNLGRSPQTRSIGFMLVDKFSMIAFASAIEPLRLANRAAGRELYRYSTWSEAGQSCTASNGIEVKVSGRFSEAVDLDFMIVCGGIDIHLLDHRALNAALRRGAKLGAALGAVCTGTYVLAKAGLLEGYRATIHWENLPGLASEHAGLELGSDLFEIDRNRFTCSGGTASADMMLSMIMQDHGPDIASDVADQLIHHRIREAGERQRMDLRMRLGISHPKLLRVVALMQESLEEPLSSQDLADSVQLSTRQLERLFFKYLGQSPAKYYLRVRLDKARCLIRQTAMPLLSVAMECGFTSASHFSKAYVDCYGHPPSSERKATPRSLSGVPAK from the coding sequence ATGTACGCGGCAAGCAATTTGGGACGCTCGCCACAGACGAGGTCGATCGGCTTCATGCTGGTCGACAAGTTTTCGATGATCGCGTTCGCCTCGGCGATCGAACCGCTCAGGCTCGCGAATCGGGCCGCCGGGCGCGAGCTGTACCGCTACTCGACCTGGTCGGAGGCGGGACAATCGTGCACGGCCTCGAACGGGATAGAGGTCAAGGTCTCGGGCCGCTTCTCGGAGGCGGTCGACCTCGACTTCATGATCGTCTGCGGCGGCATCGACATCCACCTTCTGGACCACAGGGCCCTCAATGCGGCACTCCGGCGCGGAGCGAAGCTCGGCGCGGCCCTAGGGGCGGTCTGCACCGGCACCTACGTACTCGCCAAAGCCGGCCTCCTCGAAGGCTACCGGGCCACCATCCACTGGGAGAACCTGCCGGGGCTCGCCTCGGAGCATGCCGGCCTCGAACTCGGCTCGGACCTCTTCGAGATCGATCGCAACCGCTTTACGTGCAGCGGCGGCACGGCCTCGGCCGACATGATGCTGTCGATGATCATGCAGGATCATGGACCGGACATCGCGTCGGACGTCGCGGACCAGCTGATCCACCACCGGATCCGCGAAGCTGGCGAGCGGCAGCGGATGGATCTGCGCATGCGGCTCGGCATCTCGCATCCCAAGCTGCTGCGGGTTGTCGCCCTGATGCAGGAATCGCTCGAAGAGCCCCTGAGCAGCCAGGATCTCGCTGATTCCGTCCAATTGTCCACCCGGCAGCTTGAGCGCCTGTTCTTTAAATACCTGGGGCAATCGCCGGCGAAGTACTATCTGCGCGTTCGGCTGGACAAGGCGCGCTGCCTGATCCGGCAGACGGCGATGCCGCTGCTATCGGTCGCCATGGAATGTGGGTTCACCTCGGCATCGCATTTCTCGAAGGCTTATGTCGACTGTTACGGCCACCCTCCCAGTTCCGAGCGCAAGGCGACCCCGCGATCGTTGTCCGGGGTCCCCGCGAAATGA
- a CDS encoding dodecin, producing the protein MAEHVFKVIELVGTSKESVSDAINAAVKRAAATVRNMRWFEVVETRGDIVGENVQHYQVTLKVGFTLEDAG; encoded by the coding sequence GTGGCAGAGCATGTCTTCAAGGTGATCGAGCTTGTTGGCACGTCGAAGGAGAGCGTCTCAGACGCCATCAATGCTGCGGTTAAACGAGCGGCAGCGACTGTTCGCAATATGCGGTGGTTTGAAGTAGTTGAGACGCGCGGAGATATTGTTGGTGAGAATGTGCAACATTACCAAGTGACACTTAAGGTCGGATTTACGCTTGAGGATGCTGGATGA
- a CDS encoding aromatic ring-hydroxylating oxygenase subunit alpha, translating into MLDVTPTPLQRLLQERRPGYTLQAPFYTSPEIFEADMEVIFGRHWIYVGVEPDVPEPGDVMVVDIGKTSVAIVRDDDEQIRAFHNVCRHRGARLVHEEKSTVGNLVCRYHSWTYDLTGSLIHAEHMGPNFSKGCHGLKPVHVRSLAGLLFICLAEQPPADFDEMAAKLGPYLEPHNVRNTKVAFQKDIVEPGNWKLTMENNRECYHCNANHPELTVPLFAYGFGFAPQEMDETDRANAERYGCLLKTRHAEWESEGLPSKEIDELDTRVTGFRTERLPLDGEGESHTLDTKAACKKLLGNFSNAKLGGLSVWTQPNSWHHFLGDHIVTFSVLPLDAERSLLRTKWLVHKDAVEGVDYDLENLTSVWQATNDQDSELVGFCQQGVHSPAYQPGPYSPHTEMLVEKFCNWYVGRMAAHLER; encoded by the coding sequence ATGCTCGACGTTACGCCGACTCCGTTGCAGCGGCTGCTTCAGGAGCGCCGCCCCGGCTACACGCTCCAGGCCCCCTTCTATACGAGCCCGGAGATCTTCGAAGCCGACATGGAAGTGATCTTTGGGCGGCACTGGATCTATGTCGGCGTCGAGCCGGACGTGCCGGAGCCGGGCGACGTCATGGTCGTCGATATCGGCAAGACGTCGGTCGCGATCGTTCGCGACGACGACGAGCAGATCCGCGCCTTCCACAATGTCTGCCGCCACCGGGGCGCCCGGCTCGTCCATGAGGAAAAGAGTACGGTCGGCAATCTTGTGTGCCGCTACCATTCCTGGACCTACGACCTCACCGGCAGCCTGATTCACGCCGAGCACATGGGGCCGAACTTCAGCAAGGGCTGCCACGGGCTGAAGCCGGTGCATGTCCGTTCGCTGGCCGGCCTGCTCTTCATCTGCCTCGCGGAGCAGCCGCCGGCAGATTTCGACGAGATGGCGGCAAAGCTCGGCCCCTATCTCGAGCCGCACAACGTCCGGAACACCAAGGTAGCCTTCCAGAAGGACATCGTGGAGCCGGGCAACTGGAAGCTCACAATGGAGAACAATCGCGAGTGCTACCACTGCAACGCGAACCATCCCGAGCTGACCGTGCCGCTCTTCGCCTACGGCTTCGGCTTCGCGCCTCAGGAGATGGATGAGACCGACCGCGCCAATGCCGAGCGCTACGGCTGTCTCCTGAAGACCCGGCATGCCGAGTGGGAGAGCGAGGGGTTGCCCTCGAAGGAGATCGACGAGCTCGACACCAGGGTCACGGGCTTCCGCACCGAGCGGCTTCCGCTCGACGGCGAAGGCGAGTCCCACACCCTCGACACGAAGGCCGCCTGCAAGAAGCTCCTGGGCAATTTCTCCAACGCCAAGCTCGGCGGCCTGTCCGTCTGGACGCAGCCGAATTCGTGGCACCATTTCCTCGGCGACCATATCGTCACGTTTTCGGTGCTGCCGCTTGACGCGGAGCGCTCGTTGCTGCGCACCAAGTGGCTGGTCCACAAGGACGCGGTCGAGGGCGTCGACTACGACCTCGAGAACCTGACCAGCGTCTGGCAGGCAACGAACGACCAGGACAGCGAGCTCGTCGGCTTCTGCCAGCAGGGGGTGCACAGCCCGGCCTATCAGCCCGGCCCCTACTCTCCGCATACGGAGATGCTCGTCGAGAAATTCTGCAATTGGTATGTCGGCCGCATGGCCGCGCATCTCGAGCGCTGA